ATTtccaagatctaaacaaggcatgtcctaaggattgtttcccattacctaacatagacatgatagctGATCTAACCattgggaatgaaatgctttcactaatggatggtttctcaggatacaactagatcagaattgcaccaaaagatcaatacaaaactgcatatacatgtccatggggaacatactattggaatgtcataccATTTAGTCTTaagaatgttggagcaacatatcaaagggctatgacaatatTATTCCATGACATAATCTGCAATAtcctagaagactatgttgatgatctgctggctaaatcacaaacaagagaaggtcaccttgaagtccttgctaagatatttgatcgattagaacAATACAATGTTAGATTAAATCCAAAGATGTGTGTGTTCAGTGTAACAGCTAGAAAACATCTAGGCTTTATTGTTTCTAatagaggaattgaggtagatccagcaAAGTTCaaagcaatcattgatatgcaaccacCATCAACACTCAAGCAGTTAAGAGGATTACAAGGAATATTATAGTCTATTAGAAGGTTCATAGCacagctagcagataaatgtcacccatttcagCATTTACTCAGAAAATgagtcaccttcaaatggacagaaTAGTGCAAAGAAGCTTTTCAAGCtttcaaagattatcttttgaatactctagtattagttccacctactcaaggaaagcctttattactatatatatcaacaacaaactcatctttgggagcCCTTTTTGCAcagcatgatgatcaaggaaaggaaagagaaatctaCTATATCAATAGAACCCTTATCGAATATGAGCTTAATTACAATCCCATAGAAAGGGCATGTCTAGCAGTCATCTTCGCATCTCAGAAGCTtagacactatatgttgagtcacAAAGTCCAACTCATAACAcgatttgatccactcaagtatctgtTGAGTAGAGCAACATTAACTGGAAGactagccaagtgggttatgattttaagtgagtttaaTATAGAATACATGGCTAGAAAGGAAATTAAAGAGCATATTATAGAAAATCAATTAGCAGAAGCTCCCTTGCAAGACAGTCACCCACTACTAGTGGATTTTCCTAATGAGTCTGTGTTTACATTGACAGCATCCACCacttggaaattgtactttgatggttcttacacaaaTCATGGAGGAGCAgttgggattcttttcatcactcctcaAGATGATTCTATCCCAAAGTCATTCCGAATCAAttttccttgtacaaacaatatagctgaatatgaagctctcatcataggactttgtaCTGCTATACAATGGATGATAAAAGAACTACAAgtgtatggtgactcacaactaattgtcaatcaagtcaatgatgagtataacacaaaatatgataaactaatgtcttataaacaaatggtagaatattgcaaagaacatttcagtaacatcacttttAAGCagattccaagaatgcaaaacaaggcagcaaatgccatggctaaaatagggtctctcctagacatgcctaataatgaaactcagtttgagttcattgtagaacaGTTGATGGTACtagcatatgagattccctcatcagaatatgtatgtatCATTatgggtcctgaatccccatggtataatgagatataagCATACTTACATAATCAGTATGTGTCTCCTAATCTgtcaagaaatcaaaagaagactcttattcGTCAATTGCCTAGACATGCCATTATCGTTGACACATTGTACAGAAAGAGTCTAGATGGAACACTTCTTTGATGTCTTAATTTTGAAGAAGCGCAACTTgccttaaaagaggtacatgatggaatttgtggtgcaCATCCAAGTAGCCCTACACTATTAAATAAGTTACtaagaactggatactattggcctactatggaaaagatGTCTATAAATAAGTACATAAGTGTAGACAATGTTAAGTGCATagggacctcattcatgcaccagcataggatctccaacctatcacatcaccatggtcattttcacagtgggggttggatcttgttggtaaagttaatcctacttcatccaatgggcacaaattcatcttaactaccaagtatttcaccaaatgggtagaggcaatccctctaacatacaccactggtaagAAGATAGAAACATTCATgcttaactacatcatctgtcggtatgggattccaatgtgtatagtgacagacaatggacatccattcaagaatcaagaaatGAAATAACTGTGTGAACAATTCcatatacaacagagatttgcaacaccCTATTATCCGCAAAGTAATGGAAAAGAAAAGGGAACAAACAAAATAATAttgaagatcctgaagaaagttgtcactggcgcaagatgggactggcatctccagttaaatctcactctttgggcttacagaataggGGTATGAAAACCTACGGGAGAAATGCCCTATTCATTGGGCTATGGTCCAAAAGAAATATTACCCATTGAAATAGAACTagcatctttaagagtctccttaaaacacgTCATATCAGAGGAATACTATCGAGTTgcaagattgcaagagcttgaaatgCTCAATGAAAAGAAACAAACTGCTTTAAATCACTTGCAAGGCTACCAGAATAGACTAAGAAGGAGTTAAAATAAACGAGTATgaccaaggaattttgaagtgggggatctagttctcaaggaaaacCAAACAAACCTAGCAGAGCGTGAAAAGCCAAGAAAttttgaacctaactagctagatccttttatcataacaaggttCATAGGAAACGAAGCATATAAGTTGGCTACTATAGAGGGAAATCCACTTCGTGAatctatgaacatcatgcaccttaaacgatattacatATAAAGGGTTAGGTTAatgtagattttattttctgcattacATATCATTTTATTAAAAAGCATTGCATCGCATATAGTTTtgttttcaaatgcatcgcattcacaaaaattttgcattagcatataacaacatcaataaaacaagtcaactgtccaattttatcatctatttgcattcaagagaaacaagggcagtcccctttcttagatattcagacatgaagtccttaAGATCCTAAGGTCATACATTTTTAACATCACCCCATGACGATGATTTACTTATGGTTAGGTAGAGCTTTCACTAtctgagacttgttaacccaaaatatttcaatttctatatctcaaacacattaataaatctctaattcattctagacacttagttgatcatatgactagtgaaaaatccaatattctacttcagTGTCGTTGTagttgtcacacccaagtaggtttcattacttacaagtcaaggcaagaaaacaaaaataaaaagttctatgccaaatatccatctcaaggcaaaagagaaatgatatataactgaaatatcatgcatacaagtatgataaaaagcttgactatggtaacatgcaaataaatccatcagggctatggatgcctgctagaaatggagcaatatttgagagattacagtgtataTCCTCAtcagagccctaaaagcttgctagcagtgaggctctatctgggatgcttttgaagttagaataatccatgtagctagtcatataggatgctaaggatcttcagcaaacacaagagaaggaattaactcatttgcacacccatgggcaaaagaagatcaaagtttcaagaatcaatggggaagtttttcgtgtctccatttgtaaatcctagtcactaagtgtgttaatttggatgttccaaaggatATTGAGGACCGATTGACCGCTTATctgtgaaatgttttgtacctctaattcaattggtgtattacaaaatgctaaacaaacacagtcatccttgtcaaaataggaaatgcatcttcatcatgcatattgcattaaaatAGATCATGTTGAAAATTCATTGTCTTTGTATGTATCacctagatcatcatatcataacaGGTCTACATActggggcataactgaaaaaatcactaaaaaacatataaagtcctgaaaaaatccaaaaaatagtgaaaaataaaaaaatcactaaaaaacatataaagtcctgaaaaaattcaaaaacattgagaaaacacaaaataccaaaaacatccatatatgatcctgaaaaaatcaaccaaaaacattcaaatacaatcttgaaaaatctaccaaaaacattcaaatatcaatcaacaaaatccaaaaacaatcgaaaatcaatcacaaaacttgcaataaaatgtcttgcaataatcaaacaccctagcagatatctagcaaactcttcgcatgaagttaacaaaggatacaactatccagtcaaacatctacaatcaactgatcaaactatcttatcaatcatatcatatccatatcaagtgatcattatcttgtcttaaacaaagatggatacacttgaaatcagacaggtcagtcttaaataggGTCCATGCTTTCTGAGATCaggcattatcaaccatcacatcaagaaactgagaacgaaggcacataTCAGTATAGTTGCTGAATTTAGTCTTGGTCAGtctctatcttttatcatttggtgataggttatgttcctatgctactcaaggatgtccacaagtgactagaggaggccttatgggcattatctttttctttgtttgttgtttgtggtgtgaaccaatgaagttctagaacaatttctctagtgggtgtctgtgataggagcattcagtttgtgaatgccacacatacctcgacccctagcgtaattcccagaatggagggttccctccttgtctgctatgtgtttctttcttcaatgagatatctttacatcttggttccttataccctgatgtgctaaccTCCATTGTTTCAtcataaggctcaatgatgaatatatctCTCTATGAATAAATGACACAAgtttgtgaatcaatcattctcatttcacctCATATGCTTATTTcttgtttgttgattcttttctcatcatctctttctgaatcatattctatcatctaacagtattctttcatcaatctattgTCTCTTTCATCTTACAAACATTTCTTCAAAGGTATATATGATTCAAAAGAGATAAAGCAATATTCTAACattatcaaacaaaaacatattgcattcattttaggtTAATTTCACTTTTTAAACTGCATTCATTTTAGGTTCATTCCATATTatatattgcattcattttaaatcATATGCATATAGTTTAAATTATATTCATTTAGTCATTTTCATTATATTAATATAGTATAAGTGGAATTAGTTCATTTGAATTGCATTCATTAATCATATCCATCATATTTGTATCTTGTAAGATTGCATTAAATTAATCATTACATTAGAAGCATATAGAAAACATTGCATTAAACCATGTAGAGATCACTCaaaaatcatatagacatgcatcacTTAACACATATAATCATACATCATAAAAGAACGTAAAGCATAATAGATCGCCgccaaaaaactgcatatcatatatatataactcaaaaaatggtaatgtgtcagaATACAATCATCAGAAAATGCCCAAAGGCTCATATAACATAATCTAAAGTGTCTCAACCCACACTGCCTCTATCTCCAAGTGGATCCTGTTTGCTAGATCCTACCCTGAGATGTCCCAAAGATGTCCGAGGTGGACCCATGATGCCAGTGCTACTAGTATCTCTCGAGGTAGATCTGCCTGATCTCCTACCAACTATATACACACTATAGCTAGGAACTCGCTCTCCCTCTAGGAAAACTCTCTCATACTCTTGACATCAATACATATGCTCCTCAAACAACTAAATAATGTGCTCATCACGTGTCAGCCTACCTGTATTAGAGGCCCTGTACTGATCATATACATCATGTGCCAACTGAGCCCTCCTCACTCcgtcatctctctccctctagagacaaTCCCTCTCACTAGAAAtctagtctctctccctctctaaggCACCATAATCCCTGTGGAATAGATCCCGCTCATCACCCTGTCGCTCCCTTAGTCTAGCCACCTCATCCTCTAGACTCCAAATCCATGCTCTTATAATCTATGGATCATCATAATCCCCATCACCACCTGGTCCTCCATCCCCACTCCCCTCTGTAGTTGGTGCATCCTCTAACTCGAGCATGTCAGTATCATCCCCATCCTCACTGCTCAATTATCCTAAagttgaatcatcatcatctccactacTAATAGACTTAGTGTCTCCACTGATTTCTATGTCCTtgtctccctcctcatctcctccccCACCCTCATCTCCTTCGTCATATCCACCATCTCCCTCCCTATCAACCCTCCTCTGTTATCTTGAATGACGTATTTGTTGAGGTGTGATAGGAACCGTCAGATCagtaagtggaataggcctatgtctggcccaccatgcatcatacagAGGTGTCATCCCCAATCTACAACACTTACCCTCCAACCCCACTGTACTTCCTAAAGTGTATCAAACTCTGCAGCAGCAACATGCGGTTGTATACATGCACCCCAATCTAAAAACTCACGAGAAACATGAGCAAAATAAGTTGTGATAGTAGGTACTCCATGTACCTCCCCAAACTGCCTAAGTACCCATCCaggtaggtacatctcaatgatCCTTTGTGTCTCCAAAGTCCTACCAATGAGATATCTCAGCTCTCTGCATAATGGTAAATGTTGGTCATCGTCTTCCCAATCGGGGCAATCCaggtatggtctccaaataaagtgTTTTAAAATATCAAACTGATGTCGGCAATACAATGTGTTACCCGAGCCCTTGTGTCTAATCTTGGGTGTATTTGTGTATGCATATGGCTCCTCAGGTTGTAAATCAACATGAATAActggcctagaaatagaaatgtgctcccaagcccaagtctggagcaatgtAACGCCACAACTGACAGATCTGTATCTCAAGTAAACAATGTTGTGCATTTGATAATAAACCATCTCTAAGAGACAAGAACCCCAAGCATAGACATGCCGATGAACGTTCATATCATCAAGGAATCTACCCCATCTGACTGGGAATCCATGACCTCTCCTATCAGGGATAAGTACACTGCCTACAATACTACATAATACTATAGTGAAATCATCATAGTCCAAATGAGCCCATggtatatcataatgaccactgatctGTAAGTCTTGCTCATCACACTCAAAAAGAGCACACAGTCCTATGATAGCATCATCATGATCATATACAACTCTGTCTCCATGAATGGGAATATGGAGAATCCACCAGACATCCTCTAATGTAATGGATGTTTCACTGGTAGGAAGATGGAATGTACACATCTTGGAATGCCACCGCTCAATTAATGCGGTAATCAAGGCCTTGTTGGTCGTAATCTCTTGCAGATGTAACATGTGATATAAACCTAGATGTCTGATATGTGCAACCTCCTCATCAAGTAACTGATCACACAAATCGAGACCACTGGGTCTACTCTGTCGGCAGTAtagcactccaatattctcctacacaataaaaatgatgaaaatgtcaaATACAGTATCACGAGAAAAATCACCATACGCATGACAACAAAACACTTATTTCAAAAGAATGTGTTACAATTAGAGCTAGTGCATTACATTTGTTACTAATGTGTTACGTTTATAGTGATTGTGTAACAGTTAACATGAATGCATGAAGAAATTCACCTATGCGTAAAAAGATAGTCGTTTGCGTAATACTTAACATGCATGCATAACATTTATACTATTGTGTGACCGTGAAATTTAACATGAATGCATGACATTTAACACGATTGCATAAAATTTGACATATGTATGCCTAAAGCTTAAAATTGAGAGCTctagaaaaatttggaaaaaatgacaaaaaaaggcaaaaaaattgaGCAAAATTTTGGATACTTACCATACCGCCCATCCCAGGTGGTCTCTAATATGAATGTACTTGTTTGGACAAGTGTTGTCATGCCCTAataccagccatgatgatcaaacacTCGCAAGAAAGCACTAAAATCACAATGAACTCCAAGAACTCAAaataatgcaaatgagcaaatgaaaggtcaaaaacactatttatagc
This genomic stretch from Cryptomeria japonica chromosome 8, Sugi_1.0, whole genome shotgun sequence harbors:
- the LOC131035914 gene encoding protein MAIN-LIKE 1-like; this translates as MELPMYGGKMDTKELIEWIDALNNYFEYKEVPEDKKENIGVLYCRQSRPSGLDLCDQLLDEEVAHIRHLGLYHMLHLQEITTNKALITALIERWHSKMCTFHLPTSETSITLEDVWWILHIPIHGDRVVYDHDDAIIGLCALFECDEQDLQISGHYDIPWAHLDYDDFTIVLCSIVGSVLIPDRRGHGFPVRWGRFLDDMNVHRHVYAWGSCLLEMVYYQMHNIVYLRYRSVSCGVTLLQTWAWEHISISRPVIHVDLQPEEPYAYTNTPKIRHKGSGNTLYCRHQFDILKHFIWRPYLDCPDWEDDDQHLPLCRELRYLIGRTLETQRIIEMYLPGWVLRQFGEVHGVPTITTYFAHVSREFLDWGACIQPHVAAAEFDTL